A part of Variovorax sp. HW608 genomic DNA contains:
- a CDS encoding TetR/AcrR family transcriptional regulator produces the protein MFNFDPAAASATPADPGVPPSQAQRRIHAAAMRLFAERGVTKVSISELAAAAGMARGTIYSHVSDVDGLFEEVAAQLAREMTARVVSGFAGVDDPALRLAIGVRQYIRRAHEEPLWGRFMSRFGLSPAVLQTVLGSEPLTDLQAGIASGRYRIGREQLPAMAALLSGGTLAAMLPVLDGHGTWRDVGSDMAEILLVALGLDRAEARALARSELPALGEGV, from the coding sequence ATGTTCAATTTCGACCCTGCCGCCGCTTCCGCCACGCCAGCCGACCCCGGCGTCCCACCGAGCCAGGCGCAGCGGCGCATCCATGCCGCGGCGATGAGGCTGTTTGCCGAGCGCGGCGTCACGAAGGTCAGCATCAGCGAGCTGGCCGCCGCGGCCGGCATGGCGCGCGGCACCATCTACAGCCACGTGTCCGATGTCGATGGCCTGTTCGAGGAGGTCGCGGCGCAACTCGCGCGCGAGATGACGGCGCGGGTGGTTTCAGGTTTTGCCGGCGTGGACGATCCTGCATTGCGCCTGGCCATCGGCGTACGCCAGTACATCCGCCGCGCCCATGAGGAGCCGCTGTGGGGCCGCTTCATGAGCCGCTTCGGGCTCAGCCCGGCGGTGCTGCAGACAGTGCTGGGCAGCGAGCCGCTGACCGACCTGCAGGCCGGCATCGCCTCGGGCCGCTATCGCATCGGTCGCGAGCAATTGCCTGCCATGGCGGCTCTGCTCAGCGGCGGCACCCTGGCGGCGATGCTTCCGGTGCTGGATGGCCATGGAACCTGGCGCGACGTGGGCTCGGATATGGCCGAAATCCTTCTCGTGGCGCTGGGCCTGGACCGCGCCGAAGCCCGTGCACTGGCCAGAAGCGAGCTTCCGGCACTGGGCGAGGGCGTTTGA
- the dctA gene encoding C4-dicarboxylate transporter DctA, which translates to MNIRKLLKLLYIQVLIGLILGITVGHYWPEFGAALKPLGDGFVKLVKMMISPVVFCTIVSGITSLGDSKEIGKTLLKAMGLFYALTILALITGLVAVLLLQPGAGMHIDPKNLDASVATRFANQVHIHGFTDFVMHIIPNAFFGAFAEGEVLPVLLLAVICGFGLTKIGANAKPVLEGIDGFSHMLFAAFGIIMRLAPIGAFGAMAFTVGRYGIKSIGSLGMLIGTFYVTCIFFVAVVLGVLSRLHGFKLWQLMRYIKEELLVVLGTSSSEPVLPRLLLKLERLGCKKGVVGLVLPTGYSFNLDGTAIYLTLASMFIAQACDVHLSWLQIGSMLGIMLLTSKGAAGVTGSGFVALVATLTVMPDLPVAGVALIVGIDRFMSEARALTSTISNAVACIVVSIWENACDRDVLRRELAANYANTEHDLEEGSGNLQLPLGHTGTAR; encoded by the coding sequence GTGAACATCCGAAAGCTGTTGAAGCTGCTCTACATACAGGTCCTGATCGGCCTGATCCTCGGCATCACCGTGGGCCACTACTGGCCCGAGTTCGGCGCCGCGCTCAAGCCACTCGGCGACGGCTTCGTCAAGCTGGTCAAGATGATGATCTCGCCGGTGGTGTTCTGCACCATCGTGAGCGGCATCACTTCGCTGGGCGACTCCAAGGAGATCGGCAAGACCCTGCTCAAGGCGATGGGACTCTTCTACGCCCTGACGATTCTGGCGCTCATCACCGGCCTGGTCGCCGTCCTGCTCCTCCAGCCGGGTGCCGGCATGCACATCGACCCGAAGAACCTCGACGCCTCCGTGGCGACCCGCTTCGCGAATCAGGTGCATATCCACGGCTTCACCGACTTCGTCATGCACATCATTCCGAACGCGTTCTTCGGCGCCTTCGCCGAGGGCGAAGTGTTGCCGGTGCTGCTGCTCGCGGTGATCTGCGGATTCGGCCTGACGAAGATCGGCGCGAACGCCAAGCCGGTGCTCGAGGGTATCGACGGCTTCTCGCACATGCTGTTCGCGGCCTTCGGAATCATCATGCGGCTGGCGCCGATCGGTGCGTTCGGTGCCATGGCATTCACGGTCGGACGCTACGGCATCAAGTCGATCGGATCGCTGGGAATGCTGATCGGGACCTTCTACGTGACCTGCATCTTCTTCGTCGCGGTGGTGCTGGGTGTGCTGTCGCGTCTGCACGGCTTCAAGCTGTGGCAGCTGATGCGCTACATCAAGGAGGAGTTGCTGGTCGTTCTAGGCACCTCCTCCAGCGAGCCCGTGCTTCCCCGTCTCCTGCTCAAGCTCGAAAGGCTGGGTTGCAAGAAGGGCGTGGTCGGGCTCGTGCTGCCGACTGGCTATTCGTTCAATCTCGACGGCACGGCCATCTACCTGACCTTGGCATCGATGTTCATCGCCCAGGCCTGCGACGTCCATCTGTCGTGGCTGCAGATCGGCTCGATGCTGGGGATCATGCTGCTGACATCCAAGGGCGCGGCGGGGGTGACAGGCAGTGGTTTCGTCGCATTGGTCGCTACGCTCACGGTGATGCCTGATCTTCCGGTTGCGGGCGTGGCCCTGATCGTCGGCATCGATCGCTTCATGTCGGAGGCGCGCGCGCTTACCAGCACCATCAGCAATGCAGTGGCCTGCATCGTGGTTTCCATCTGGGAGAACGCCTGCGACCGAGACGTGCTGCGTCGTGAACTGGCGGCGAACTATGCCAACACCGAACACGACCTCGAAGAGGGCTCCGGGAACTTGCAGTTGCCGCTCGGCCACACCGGCACGGCACGCTGA
- the pcaB gene encoding 3-carboxy-cis,cis-muconate cycloisomerase produces MASTIIDSRIFGDMFSDARMREVWSDENRTAKYLDIERALAKVQGELGIIPKEAADEVVRNCNLSQIDWAKLKAKTEQIGYPIIAVVNQINANCRDKLGEYCHWGATTQDITDTAAVLQMREGLALVEQDLDEIGDALASLARKYRDTPVIGRSNLQQATPITFGYKMASILAGIDRHRDRLQQLKPRVLMGEFGGASGTLSSLEKGAMETQAGLMKELGLAQPLISWHTVRDTIAEVGAFLGLVGGSLGKIAMDVKLMMQTEVAEVFEPFAPGRGSSSTMPQKRNPISCLYIHANISVARQHAAALMDAMVADHERSTGPWEIEWVSLPEIFCLMSGALKQTKFILKGLEVDATRMRANIDITNGLVMSEAVMMGLGPYIGREYAHDLVYDLCRQALADNQPLIEILVAHPEVNKHVTRAQLEAMCDPANNIGQAGVMVDRVLAARS; encoded by the coding sequence ATGGCCTCCACCATCATCGACTCGCGCATCTTCGGCGACATGTTCAGCGACGCGCGCATGCGCGAAGTCTGGTCCGACGAGAACCGCACCGCCAAATACCTGGACATCGAGCGCGCCCTCGCCAAGGTGCAGGGCGAACTCGGCATCATCCCCAAGGAAGCGGCGGACGAGGTCGTGCGCAACTGCAACCTGTCGCAGATCGACTGGGCCAAGCTGAAGGCCAAGACCGAACAGATCGGCTATCCCATCATCGCCGTCGTCAACCAGATCAATGCGAACTGCCGCGACAAGCTCGGCGAGTACTGCCACTGGGGCGCCACGACGCAGGACATCACCGACACGGCCGCGGTGCTGCAGATGCGCGAAGGTCTTGCATTGGTGGAGCAGGATCTGGACGAGATCGGCGATGCACTCGCCTCCCTCGCAAGGAAATACCGCGACACACCCGTCATCGGGCGCTCCAACCTGCAGCAGGCCACGCCGATCACCTTCGGCTACAAGATGGCGAGCATCCTGGCCGGCATCGATCGTCACCGCGACCGCCTGCAGCAACTCAAGCCCCGCGTCCTGATGGGCGAGTTCGGCGGTGCGTCGGGCACCTTGTCTTCGCTCGAAAAGGGTGCCATGGAAACCCAGGCAGGTCTGATGAAGGAGTTGGGACTCGCCCAGCCGCTCATCTCGTGGCACACGGTACGGGACACCATCGCCGAAGTCGGCGCCTTCCTCGGACTGGTCGGCGGCTCGCTCGGCAAGATCGCGATGGACGTCAAGCTGATGATGCAGACCGAGGTGGCCGAGGTGTTCGAGCCCTTCGCGCCGGGTCGCGGCTCATCCTCGACCATGCCGCAAAAGCGCAATCCCATCTCCTGCCTCTACATCCACGCCAACATCTCGGTTGCACGCCAGCATGCGGCCGCGCTGATGGATGCGATGGTGGCCGACCACGAGCGCTCGACCGGGCCGTGGGAAATCGAGTGGGTGTCGCTCCCGGAGATCTTCTGCCTGATGTCGGGCGCGTTGAAGCAGACCAAGTTCATTCTCAAGGGCCTGGAAGTCGACGCCACCCGTATGCGCGCCAACATCGACATCACCAACGGACTCGTGATGTCCGAGGCCGTGATGATGGGTCTGGGTCCATACATCGGCCGCGAGTATGCGCACGACCTTGTCTATGACCTGTGCCGCCAGGCGCTGGCCGACAACCAGCCGTTGATCGAGATCCTGGTCGCACACCCGGAGGTCAACAAGCATGTCACGCGGGCCCAGCTCGAAGCCATGTGCGACCCGGCCAACAACATCGGCCAAGCCGGCGTGATGGTCGATCGCGTCCTCGCAGCACGCAGCTAA
- a CDS encoding 4-oxalomesaconate tautomerase, translated as MNKSIPCVLMRAGTSRGPFFLREWLPEGDEARDQAFIGAIGASDPLQLDGVGGGSTLNSKVAIVSRSSRPGCDIDYLFAQVGVGHQSVDTRPNCGNMLSGVAPFAIEQGLVSATDGTTNVRVYNVNTGSRIDVTVRTPGGRVTYEGDARIDGVAGTAAPILLNFLDAWGAVTGKVFPTGKRIDTIDGIQVTCIDAAMPLMIVRAGDLGVTGREKPAALDANTALLERLERLRLEAGRMMGLGDVSNSVIPKPVLVSAGESDDNITSRYFTPRKCHASHAVTGAIGVASAFALPGTVASGQARDPGRHRLVVLHPAGRIDIEVELNGCEDGATVERAALVRTARKIMQGELHLPEYVFSRPEPTGAELSTFPNKAFTIIVPTRAGGGNDTMARIIAAKLAPLLGQEVVVDNRAGANGAIASEYVARSAPDGHTLMFGYVGTHAMNPALQRLGYDPVEDFAPIGLVGSSPTLMVTHPEKGAPDLDTLIARLMDSPRRFSYASAGDGTPPHFAAELFQLSSGTSMSSSTFEGAAPAIADTVAGRSQVMFPSLFTAYPFIRAGQLRALGVAGPKRLEALPEVATLAEQGVSGLDVEQWYGLFAPAGTPPASIDRLNRALNQVLCDPEVVARFQSHGARAEPGTTEALAQRLQRDLERWRKVVARARIAPKEQSQLALY; from the coding sequence ATGAACAAGTCCATCCCCTGCGTGCTGATGCGCGCCGGCACTTCGCGGGGACCATTCTTTCTGCGTGAGTGGTTGCCGGAAGGCGACGAGGCGCGTGACCAGGCGTTCATCGGGGCGATCGGCGCGTCCGACCCGCTGCAGCTCGATGGCGTGGGCGGCGGCAGTACGCTGAACAGCAAGGTGGCCATCGTGTCGCGCTCGTCCCGGCCTGGATGCGACATCGACTACCTCTTTGCGCAGGTGGGCGTCGGCCACCAGTCGGTCGACACGCGGCCGAATTGCGGGAACATGCTCTCCGGCGTTGCGCCTTTTGCGATCGAGCAGGGGCTGGTGTCAGCGACCGACGGCACAACCAATGTTCGCGTCTACAACGTCAACACGGGGTCGCGCATCGACGTCACCGTGCGCACGCCCGGCGGCCGCGTGACCTACGAGGGCGACGCGCGCATCGATGGTGTTGCCGGCACGGCTGCACCCATCCTGCTGAACTTCCTTGACGCATGGGGAGCGGTCACGGGGAAAGTCTTTCCGACAGGAAAGCGCATCGACACCATCGACGGCATTCAGGTGACCTGCATCGACGCCGCCATGCCGCTGATGATCGTCCGGGCCGGCGACCTCGGCGTCACAGGGCGCGAGAAGCCGGCTGCGCTCGATGCGAACACCGCACTTCTTGAGCGGCTCGAGAGGCTTCGCCTGGAGGCCGGACGCATGATGGGCCTGGGGGACGTGTCCAACAGCGTCATTCCCAAGCCCGTGCTGGTCAGCGCGGGCGAGTCGGATGACAACATCACGTCGCGCTACTTCACACCTCGAAAATGCCACGCGTCACATGCGGTGACGGGAGCCATCGGCGTCGCAAGTGCCTTTGCCTTGCCGGGAACGGTCGCAAGCGGGCAGGCACGCGATCCGGGGCGGCACAGGTTGGTCGTGCTGCATCCCGCTGGCCGGATAGACATCGAAGTGGAGCTGAATGGTTGCGAAGATGGCGCAACAGTCGAACGCGCTGCGCTTGTTCGCACGGCGCGAAAGATCATGCAAGGCGAACTGCATCTGCCCGAATACGTCTTCTCGCGCCCCGAGCCGACGGGTGCGGAACTCTCGACCTTTCCGAACAAGGCGTTCACCATCATCGTGCCGACGCGCGCCGGTGGCGGCAACGACACAATGGCTCGAATCATCGCCGCCAAGCTGGCCCCACTGCTTGGCCAGGAGGTGGTGGTCGACAACCGCGCTGGGGCGAACGGCGCGATCGCCAGCGAGTACGTCGCACGTTCCGCACCGGACGGGCACACCTTGATGTTCGGCTACGTCGGCACGCACGCGATGAATCCGGCACTTCAAAGGCTGGGGTACGACCCGGTCGAGGATTTCGCTCCGATCGGCCTCGTGGGATCGTCCCCAACCTTGATGGTCACGCATCCGGAGAAGGGCGCGCCCGATCTGGACACGCTCATCGCGCGGCTGATGGACTCGCCTCGCCGCTTCAGCTACGCGTCCGCCGGTGATGGGACCCCTCCGCACTTCGCGGCTGAACTGTTCCAGCTCAGCAGCGGGACCTCGATGTCGAGTTCGACCTTCGAAGGGGCCGCGCCGGCCATTGCCGACACCGTCGCCGGCCGCTCGCAGGTCATGTTTCCGAGCCTGTTCACGGCATACCCGTTCATTCGCGCTGGACAACTACGCGCATTGGGCGTGGCGGGACCGAAACGGCTTGAGGCCTTACCCGAGGTAGCGACGCTCGCGGAACAGGGAGTCTCGGGGTTGGATGTCGAGCAATGGTATGGGCTGTTCGCGCCGGCTGGCACGCCCCCCGCTTCCATTGATCGCCTCAATCGGGCGCTCAATCAAGTACTGTGCGATCCCGAAGTTGTCGCGCGTTTTCAGAGCCACGGCGCTCGAGCCGAGCCAGGGACAACAGAGGCGCTCGCGCAAAGGTTGCAGAGAGATCTGGAGCGCTGGCGCAAAGTCGTGGCTCGGGCCCGGATCGCGCCGAAAGAGCAAAGCCAACTCGCGCTTTATTGA
- a CDS encoding HpcH/HpaI aldolase/citrate lyase family protein, protein MSAELLPPARTYLFVPGTRPERFGKALASGADKVVVDLEDAVAADDKTTARGMVAGWLKRAAPEDRSRVVVRINDATSSWFAADLAALGDAHGISVLLPKAESPAQIAETQAALPAADILALIESARGVSEVNRIAAAGVQRLVFGTLDFALDLDMDISTDSSGLAYAGSRIAIASRLAGLPAPVAGVTPQLDDQERLLADLAGARRLGFGAKLCIHPRQVQPIHAALRPSADALDWARRVLDADAASPGAARLDGRMVDRPVVLQAQRTLALARA, encoded by the coding sequence ATGTCAGCCGAATTACTGCCTCCTGCCCGGACCTACCTCTTCGTGCCCGGAACACGTCCGGAACGCTTTGGCAAGGCGCTGGCCAGCGGTGCGGACAAGGTCGTTGTCGACCTTGAAGATGCCGTTGCCGCCGATGACAAGACCACGGCACGCGGCATGGTGGCGGGTTGGTTGAAGCGTGCGGCGCCCGAAGACCGATCCCGCGTCGTGGTGCGTATCAACGACGCCACTTCGTCCTGGTTTGCCGCCGACCTTGCGGCGTTGGGCGACGCGCATGGGATCAGCGTGCTTTTGCCCAAGGCCGAATCGCCCGCGCAGATTGCCGAGACCCAGGCCGCATTGCCGGCCGCAGACATCCTCGCACTCATCGAAAGCGCGCGCGGGGTCTCGGAAGTGAACCGCATCGCAGCCGCGGGCGTGCAGCGCCTGGTCTTCGGCACGCTGGATTTCGCGCTCGACCTCGACATGGACATCTCGACGGACAGCTCGGGCCTTGCCTATGCCGGCAGCCGCATCGCGATCGCTTCGCGCCTGGCGGGCCTTCCGGCACCGGTCGCAGGCGTCACGCCGCAACTCGACGACCAGGAACGCCTGCTGGCGGATCTTGCCGGTGCGCGGCGGCTGGGCTTCGGCGCCAAGCTGTGCATTCACCCACGCCAGGTACAGCCGATTCATGCCGCGCTGCGACCGAGCGCGGACGCGCTGGATTGGGCCCGGCGCGTCCTGGATGCCGATGCGGCATCACCAGGCGCCGCCCGGCTCGATGGCCGCATGGTCGACCGCCCGGTCGTACTGCAGGCACAGCGCACGCTGGCGCTGGCCCGTGCCTGA
- a CDS encoding Bug family tripartite tricarboxylate transporter substrate binding protein — protein sequence MAHALPMQFSLIHSVHQSISNMQFTELALERNIHPGPKTTRSPRFRHQTSTGVDNLNTQKPRLIAAVALAASLACSSGSAAAAFPEKTITLVVPTAAGGANDAMARIVGQGMSAILKQPVIVENKAGANGAIASEYVMRAAPDGYTIMLGYIATHAMNPALQKLRYDPVKDFEPVGMVGSSATLMVLNPAVKASTAKEVVAMLKAAPDKTSYASAGNGTAPHFAAELFKLSTGTSMLHVPYKGSAPAITDTIAGQTQVMFPSVFTAMPYVKGGKLKAVGVAGSKRSALMPDVPTLQEQGIADVDVSQWYGIFAPAKTPKPVIEQLNKVLNEVLADKTVIKRLEDHGAEVSPMTTDQMRAYVAQEQIKWKKVVQAAKITAE from the coding sequence ATGGCGCATGCGCTCCCGATGCAATTTTCACTGATCCACAGTGTGCATCAATCGATCTCAAACATGCAATTCACAGAACTCGCCCTGGAGCGGAACATTCACCCAGGGCCCAAAACAACGAGAAGCCCACGCTTTCGGCATCAGACATCCACCGGAGTAGACAACTTGAACACTCAGAAACCTCGCCTCATTGCCGCAGTCGCGCTGGCGGCATCGCTGGCTTGCTCAAGCGGAAGTGCGGCAGCCGCCTTTCCCGAGAAGACGATCACCCTCGTGGTCCCGACGGCCGCAGGAGGCGCCAACGATGCCATGGCACGCATCGTTGGACAGGGTATGTCGGCCATCCTGAAGCAGCCCGTCATCGTCGAGAACAAGGCAGGCGCCAACGGCGCGATCGCCAGCGAATACGTGATGCGTGCCGCGCCGGACGGCTACACGATCATGCTGGGCTACATCGCAACGCACGCGATGAACCCGGCGCTGCAGAAGCTTCGCTATGACCCGGTGAAGGACTTCGAGCCTGTCGGCATGGTCGGATCATCGGCAACGCTGATGGTCCTCAATCCGGCCGTCAAGGCCAGCACCGCAAAGGAAGTCGTAGCGATGCTCAAGGCGGCCCCGGACAAGACCAGCTATGCCTCGGCCGGCAACGGCACGGCGCCGCATTTCGCCGCCGAGTTGTTCAAGCTTTCAACGGGCACCAGCATGCTCCATGTGCCCTACAAGGGTTCCGCGCCTGCGATCACGGACACCATCGCTGGCCAGACGCAGGTGATGTTCCCGAGCGTGTTCACAGCCATGCCGTACGTGAAGGGCGGCAAGCTGAAGGCCGTCGGTGTTGCGGGGTCCAAACGTTCGGCGCTGATGCCCGATGTACCGACGTTGCAGGAACAGGGAATCGCCGACGTCGACGTCTCCCAGTGGTATGGCATCTTCGCGCCGGCGAAGACACCGAAGCCCGTGATCGAGCAGCTCAACAAGGTGCTCAACGAGGTGTTGGCCGACAAGACCGTGATCAAGCGACTCGAAGACCATGGTGCGGAGGTCTCACCCATGACGACCGACCAGATGCGCGCCTATGTTGCGCAAGAGCAGATCAAGTGGAAGAAAGTCGTTCAGGCGGCCAAGATCACTGCCGAATGA
- a CDS encoding alpha/beta fold hydrolase, whose protein sequence is MGTAGPQPTHRTVSLGSRQIHLAEFGAGPALLMLHGGGPGASGVSNYSRNVEVLARQFRVLVPDMPGYGRSSKDIDAADPFGDIASAMRGLLDALEIPRAHVVGNSLGGAVALRLALDRPDRVGRLVLMGPGGIGIAQGKPTPGLLRLLTYYAGEGPTFEKLRSFITEDLVYDASGVSEAMLRERFESSIDPAVVANPPLRVPPNPEAFRRMDFLLDPRLADFDHPTLILWGCEDRVNPSAAALALQARLPRADVFLFSRTGHWVQWERAAEFNATVAAFLGNEA, encoded by the coding sequence ATGGGCACCGCAGGACCACAACCCACACACCGCACCGTCTCGCTCGGCTCGCGGCAGATCCACCTTGCCGAATTCGGCGCCGGACCCGCCTTGTTGATGCTGCACGGCGGCGGACCCGGCGCCTCGGGCGTCTCCAACTACTCGCGCAACGTCGAGGTGCTGGCGCGGCAGTTCCGCGTGCTGGTGCCCGACATGCCCGGCTATGGACGCTCGAGCAAGGACATCGACGCCGCCGACCCGTTCGGCGACATCGCGTCGGCCATGCGGGGGCTGCTCGATGCGCTGGAGATCCCACGCGCCCATGTGGTGGGCAATTCGCTCGGCGGTGCCGTGGCGCTGCGCCTGGCGCTGGATCGACCCGATCGGGTGGGCCGCCTGGTGCTCATGGGGCCCGGCGGCATCGGCATCGCCCAAGGCAAGCCGACCCCCGGCCTTCTGCGCCTCCTGACGTACTACGCCGGAGAGGGGCCGACCTTCGAGAAGCTGCGTTCCTTCATCACGGAGGACCTGGTCTACGACGCCAGCGGCGTCAGCGAGGCGATGCTGCGCGAGCGCTTCGAGTCGAGCATCGACCCTGCCGTGGTGGCCAACCCGCCGCTGCGCGTGCCCCCCAATCCGGAGGCCTTCAGGCGCATGGACTTCCTGCTCGATCCGCGCCTTGCGGACTTCGACCACCCGACGCTGATCCTGTGGGGCTGCGAGGACCGGGTCAACCCGAGCGCCGCAGCCCTGGCGCTGCAGGCCAGGCTGCCCCGTGCCGACGTGTTTCTGTTCAGCCGCACGGGACACTGGGTCCAGTGGGAACGTGCAGCCGAATTCAACGCGACGGTGGCTGCCTTCCTGGGCAACGAGGCCTGA
- a CDS encoding LysR family transcriptional regulator: MAINFNLNDLQAFRAVAELKNFRKAAEALHVSQPAFSRRIEKLEEALGVRLLDRTTRRVSLTSVGRDFDRKVQQLLDELDHTLLGIRGVAATRMGEVTIACVPSTVYYFLSQVISRYHERYPKIRVKVFDASANEVLSAVSRGEADFGLNFVGAKEPDIEFKPLLEERFVAACRRDHPLAQKRRVNWTELGQYDYISVSKASGNRLLLDQALSGVPGRPQSIYETQHVTTMLGLVEAGLGVAAVPSSAMPDSDHPLLVSVPLYDPVITRKIGLIRRKGRTLSPAAQQLYAFFSEMKAKRGKPPGRRAAS; encoded by the coding sequence ATGGCCATCAACTTCAATCTCAACGATCTGCAGGCCTTCCGGGCGGTTGCCGAACTGAAGAACTTTCGCAAGGCAGCCGAGGCGCTGCATGTCTCGCAGCCCGCGTTCAGCCGCCGCATCGAGAAGTTGGAGGAAGCTCTGGGGGTTCGTCTCCTCGACCGGACCACGCGTCGCGTGAGCTTGACCTCCGTGGGACGAGATTTCGATCGCAAGGTCCAGCAGCTTCTGGACGAACTCGATCACACGTTGTTGGGTATCCGCGGCGTGGCGGCCACGCGCATGGGCGAGGTGACGATTGCCTGCGTGCCTTCGACCGTCTACTACTTCCTCTCGCAGGTGATCTCGCGCTACCACGAGCGCTACCCGAAGATCCGGGTCAAGGTGTTCGACGCCAGCGCCAACGAGGTGCTCTCGGCCGTGTCGCGCGGGGAGGCTGACTTCGGCCTCAATTTCGTCGGTGCCAAGGAACCGGACATCGAATTCAAGCCCTTGCTGGAGGAGCGTTTCGTCGCCGCTTGCAGGCGCGACCATCCGCTCGCACAGAAGCGTCGCGTGAACTGGACCGAGCTCGGGCAGTACGACTACATCTCGGTCAGCAAGGCATCGGGCAATCGGCTGTTGCTGGACCAGGCTCTTTCAGGCGTTCCGGGCCGCCCGCAGAGCATCTACGAAACCCAGCACGTCACGACGATGCTCGGCCTCGTCGAGGCGGGTCTCGGCGTGGCTGCGGTGCCTTCGAGCGCCATGCCGGACTCTGACCATCCGCTTCTCGTGAGCGTGCCACTCTACGACCCGGTGATCACGCGCAAGATCGGCCTGATCCGGCGCAAGGGCCGGACCTTGTCCCCGGCTGCGCAGCAGCTCTATGCCTTCTTTTCGGAGATGAAAGCAAAGCGCGGCAAGCCCCCAGGCCGCCGCGCTGCGAGTTGA
- a CDS encoding CaiB/BaiF CoA transferase family protein, translated as MQPLKGITVVTLEHAIAAPFATRQLADLGARVIKIERPGSGDFARGYDERVRGLASHFVWTNRSKESLTLDVKHPEAARVLERLVLEKADVVVQNLAPGAAARLGLGYARLSGAKPGLIVCDISGYGDDPHNPGPYRDKKAYDLLIQSEAGFVSVTGTPEEPCKAGPSIADIAAGMYAYSNILAALLQRGQTGKGQRIDISMLESLAEWTSYPLYYAFEGAEPPPRTGASHATIYPYGPFPAGDGTTVMLGLQNEREWVSFCDKVLQQPDLAKDPRFTANFKRVAERSALRQIIVEAFRPLTGKQVVERLELAQIANAQVNTMKEVWAHPQLEARGRWTQVGTSMGPVPALLPPGSWDTGPRMDPVPALGEHTDAILAELGYSPSEIAGLHAANAV; from the coding sequence ATGCAGCCACTCAAGGGCATCACCGTTGTCACACTGGAGCACGCGATTGCCGCGCCCTTCGCCACTCGCCAGTTGGCCGACCTCGGGGCCCGCGTCATCAAGATCGAGCGCCCCGGCTCGGGTGATTTTGCGCGCGGCTACGACGAACGCGTTCGCGGCCTGGCATCGCACTTCGTGTGGACCAACCGCTCCAAGGAAAGCCTCACGCTCGATGTGAAGCATCCCGAGGCCGCGCGGGTGCTCGAGCGGCTGGTCCTGGAGAAGGCCGATGTCGTCGTGCAGAACCTCGCACCAGGTGCCGCAGCGCGGCTCGGCCTGGGCTACGCCAGACTTTCCGGCGCGAAGCCGGGCTTGATCGTCTGCGACATTTCCGGCTACGGGGATGACCCACACAACCCCGGGCCCTACCGCGACAAGAAGGCCTATGACCTGCTGATCCAGAGCGAGGCCGGCTTTGTCTCCGTGACCGGTACGCCCGAAGAGCCTTGCAAGGCAGGCCCCTCCATCGCAGACATTGCAGCTGGCATGTACGCGTACAGCAACATCCTGGCGGCACTGCTGCAGCGTGGGCAGACGGGCAAGGGGCAACGCATCGACATCTCGATGCTGGAGTCGCTGGCCGAATGGACCAGCTATCCGCTCTACTATGCCTTCGAAGGCGCCGAGCCGCCGCCACGCACCGGCGCCAGCCACGCGACGATCTATCCTTACGGTCCCTTCCCGGCCGGCGACGGCACCACCGTGATGCTGGGCCTGCAGAACGAGCGCGAATGGGTCAGCTTTTGCGACAAGGTGCTGCAGCAACCCGATCTCGCGAAGGATCCGCGGTTCACCGCCAACTTCAAGCGCGTGGCGGAGCGGTCTGCATTGCGGCAGATCATCGTGGAAGCGTTCAGGCCCCTGACCGGCAAGCAAGTGGTCGAGCGCCTGGAGCTCGCGCAGATCGCGAATGCGCAGGTCAACACCATGAAGGAAGTCTGGGCGCATCCGCAGCTTGAAGCGCGCGGGCGTTGGACCCAGGTGGGGACGTCGATGGGCCCGGTGCCCGCCCTGCTGCCGCCCGGCAGCTGGGACACAGGCCCCCGGATGGACCCGGTGCCTGCACTCGGCGAACACACGGATGCGATCCTGGCCGAGCTCGGCTACAGCCCCAGCGAAATCGCCGGGCTGCACGCGGCCAACGCTGTCTGA